One stretch of Cohnella algarum DNA includes these proteins:
- a CDS encoding glycoside hydrolase family 88 protein, with translation MPALVFDENRIRQAIDRVVDRTFRMDFSWDWPGGVAFYGVCEAYKATGNEEYLQKVKAWVDENMEDGLPKLSVNGVSIGHSLLALYEATKEEKYIETAKEMAEYLTREAARFGDGIFQHTVNSETYNFPEQAWVDTMFMAGFFLLRIGALLGSKEYFEDGLRQYHGHENVLQDPVTNLYYHGWDNIAGNHMSGVFWARGNSWAALTMARALDIVPVTHPSFMIIEGSLRDQLSALVRLQDPESGLWHTITTDPTSPLETSGSAGIACALLTKGRLYNKYTQKAIDGVLARITDDGTVTGVSAGTAVMEDAEGYKGVPDKRIQGWGQGLTLAFLSELLNSKKNPY, from the coding sequence ATGCCTGCACTCGTATTTGACGAAAATCGGATCCGCCAAGCCATCGACCGGGTGGTCGACCGCACGTTCCGCATGGATTTCAGCTGGGATTGGCCCGGGGGCGTCGCGTTCTACGGCGTCTGCGAAGCTTACAAGGCGACGGGCAACGAGGAATACTTGCAAAAAGTAAAAGCGTGGGTCGACGAAAATATGGAGGACGGACTGCCCAAGCTGTCGGTCAACGGGGTATCGATCGGCCACTCCTTGCTCGCGCTTTACGAAGCGACCAAGGAAGAAAAATATATCGAAACGGCCAAGGAAATGGCCGAGTACCTGACGCGAGAAGCGGCCCGCTTCGGGGACGGCATTTTTCAGCACACCGTCAACTCCGAAACGTACAACTTCCCCGAGCAAGCGTGGGTCGACACGATGTTCATGGCCGGCTTCTTCCTGCTCCGCATCGGCGCGCTGCTCGGCAGCAAGGAATACTTCGAGGACGGCCTGCGCCAGTATCACGGTCATGAGAACGTCCTGCAGGACCCGGTGACCAACCTGTATTACCACGGCTGGGACAACATTGCCGGCAACCACATGTCGGGCGTCTTCTGGGCCCGCGGCAACTCCTGGGCGGCGCTGACGATGGCCCGCGCGCTCGATATCGTGCCGGTCACGCATCCTTCGTTCATGATCATCGAAGGCTCGCTGCGCGACCAGCTGAGCGCCCTCGTGCGGCTGCAGGACCCCGAGTCCGGCCTCTGGCACACGATCACGACCGACCCGACCTCGCCGCTCGAAACGTCGGGCTCCGCCGGCATCGCCTGCGCGCTGCTGACCAAAGGCCGCCTGTACAACAAGTACACGCAAAAGGCGATCGACGGCGTCCTGGCGCGGATTACCGACGACGGCACGGTCACGGGCGTATCCGCCGGCACGGCCGTCATGGAGGACGCCGAAGGCTACAAGGGCGTGCCCGACAAGCGCATCCAGGGCTGGGGCCAAGGCCTGACCCTCGCGTTCCTGTCCGAGCTGCTGAACTCGAAAAAGAATCCTTATTGA
- a CDS encoding carbohydrate ABC transporter permease → MAHSTKLWKRISYHVLVGGLGLVMIYPILWLFASSLKPNNEIFTTAYSLIPSKLEWKNYVTGWAGFAGNSFDTFFKNSFIIVFLSTIGAVASSALVAYGFTRIKFFGRGFWFACMMMTLMLPRDVTIIPQYIMFTDFGWLSSFKPIIVPQFFGIPFFIFLIMQFIRTVPVDLDEAAKMDGCSKYGIFFRIILPLTVPALVTAAIFSFYWTWEDFYHPLLYLNKPELYPVSLALKLFLDGESLNNWGGMFAMSSLSLIPVFVIFFIFQKYIVDGIATSGLKG, encoded by the coding sequence ATCTCGTACCACGTCCTCGTCGGCGGCCTGGGGCTCGTCATGATCTATCCGATCCTGTGGCTGTTCGCGAGCTCCCTCAAGCCGAACAACGAAATATTCACGACGGCGTACAGCCTCATTCCGAGCAAGCTCGAATGGAAAAACTACGTCACCGGCTGGGCCGGGTTCGCCGGCAACTCGTTCGACACCTTTTTCAAAAACTCGTTCATCATCGTCTTCCTGTCCACGATCGGGGCCGTCGCCAGCTCCGCTCTCGTCGCCTACGGGTTTACCCGGATCAAATTTTTCGGACGCGGCTTCTGGTTCGCCTGCATGATGATGACGCTCATGCTGCCGCGAGACGTGACGATCATTCCGCAATACATCATGTTCACGGACTTCGGCTGGCTGTCTTCGTTCAAGCCGATAATCGTCCCGCAGTTTTTCGGCATCCCGTTCTTCATCTTTCTGATCATGCAGTTCATTCGCACCGTGCCCGTCGACCTCGACGAAGCCGCCAAAATGGACGGCTGCAGCAAATACGGCATCTTTTTCCGGATTATTTTGCCGCTGACGGTGCCCGCCCTCGTGACGGCAGCGATTTTCTCCTTCTACTGGACGTGGGAAGACTTCTACCATCCGCTGCTGTACTTGAACAAGCCGGAGCTGTATCCGGTATCGCTGGCGCTCAAGCTGTTCCTGGACGGCGAGTCGCTCAACAACTGGGGCGGAATGTTCGCCATGTCGTCGCTGTCGCTCATCCCGGTGTTCGTCATTTTCTTCATCTTCCAGAAGTATATCGTAGACGGCATCGCGACAAGCGGTTTGAAAGGATAA